In Paraburkholderia caribensis, a single window of DNA contains:
- a CDS encoding GMC family oxidoreductase, giving the protein MQYDYVIVGAGSGGCALAGRLAEQCPDATIALVEAGPHTERNLFVNMPLGVAAVVPFRRKTNYGYLTTPQPGLGGRRGYQPRGRGFGGSSAINAMVYTRGHPLDYDDWARLGCDGWAFGDVLPYFRRAEGNERGADALHGADGPLSVSNLRFQNPFSHRFVNAAVEAGFPLNDDFNGPQQEGVGFYQVTQRDGQRWSVARAYIYGRARPNLHTIADAAVLRVVFDGKRAKGVEVMRGGLTETIEARAEVVLSAGTFNSPQLLMCSGIGPADHLRALGIPVLHDAAEVGRNLTDHVDFTINKRVSSAQTIGFSLRGFAKMVPGFVSYWRSGRGMLTSNVAEAGGFLKSRPTLDRPDLQLHFCTALVDDHNRHMHWGHGYSLHVCVLRPYSRGAVTLASSDAREAPVIDPAFLSDPRDLDLLVEGVRLSRRILDAPSLALCGGRELYTRHGQTDAELRATIAAHADTIYHPVSTCRMGGDEGSVVDTQLRVRGVTGLRVVDASVMPTLIGGNTNAPTVMIGERAADFIAATRRATPRQALAGEPVRVT; this is encoded by the coding sequence ATGCAATATGACTACGTCATCGTCGGCGCGGGCTCGGGCGGTTGTGCGCTCGCCGGGCGTCTCGCGGAGCAATGTCCCGATGCGACCATCGCGCTCGTCGAAGCCGGGCCGCACACCGAGCGCAATCTGTTCGTCAACATGCCGCTCGGCGTCGCGGCCGTCGTGCCGTTCCGGCGCAAAACCAACTACGGCTATCTGACGACGCCGCAACCCGGCCTCGGCGGCAGGCGCGGTTATCAGCCGCGCGGACGTGGCTTCGGCGGGTCGAGCGCGATCAATGCGATGGTGTACACGCGCGGCCATCCGCTCGATTACGACGACTGGGCGCGTCTCGGCTGCGACGGCTGGGCATTCGGCGACGTGCTGCCGTATTTCCGCCGCGCCGAGGGCAACGAGCGCGGCGCCGATGCGCTGCATGGCGCGGACGGCCCGCTCAGCGTGTCGAACCTGCGTTTTCAGAATCCGTTCTCACATCGCTTCGTGAACGCTGCCGTCGAAGCAGGCTTCCCGCTCAACGACGACTTCAACGGCCCGCAGCAGGAAGGCGTCGGCTTCTATCAGGTGACGCAGCGCGACGGACAGCGCTGGAGCGTCGCGCGCGCTTATATCTATGGCCGCGCGCGCCCGAACCTGCACACGATCGCCGACGCAGCCGTGTTGCGCGTGGTGTTCGACGGCAAGCGCGCGAAGGGCGTCGAAGTGATGCGCGGCGGACTCACGGAGACGATCGAGGCGCGCGCGGAAGTCGTGCTGTCGGCGGGGACGTTCAATTCGCCGCAACTGCTAATGTGCTCGGGCATCGGTCCCGCCGATCATCTGCGTGCGCTCGGCATTCCCGTGCTGCACGACGCGGCCGAGGTCGGGCGCAATCTCACGGATCACGTCGATTTCACGATCAACAAGCGCGTGTCGTCGGCACAAACGATCGGCTTTTCGCTCCGCGGCTTCGCCAAGATGGTGCCGGGCTTTGTCTCGTATTGGCGCAGCGGGCGCGGCATGCTGACGAGCAACGTTGCGGAAGCGGGCGGTTTTCTGAAAAGCCGGCCGACGCTCGACCGGCCCGATCTGCAACTGCACTTCTGCACGGCGCTCGTCGACGATCACAACCGCCACATGCATTGGGGGCACGGCTATTCGCTGCACGTGTGCGTGCTGCGTCCGTATAGCCGCGGCGCTGTCACGCTGGCGAGCAGCGATGCGCGCGAAGCACCCGTGATCGATCCGGCGTTTCTCAGCGATCCGCGCGATCTCGACCTGCTCGTCGAAGGCGTGCGTCTGTCGCGGCGCATTCTCGACGCGCCGTCGCTCGCGCTGTGCGGCGGTCGCGAGCTTTATACGCGGCATGGCCAGACCGACGCCGAACTGCGCGCGACGATCGCAGCGCATGCCGACACGATCTATCACCCCGTTTCGACGTGCCGGATGGGCGGCGACGAGGGGTCCGTCGTCGATACGCAATTGCGCGTGCGCGGCGTGACGGGTCTGCGCGTGGTCGATGCATCCGTGATGCCGACACTGATCGGCGGCAACACGAATGCGCCGACGGTGATGATTGGCGAGCGAGCCGCCGATTTCATTGCCGCGACGCGCCGTGCTACCCCGCGCCAGGCGCTCGCGGGCGAGCCGGTGCGTGTGACGTGA
- a CDS encoding isovaleryl-CoA dehydrogenase has translation MERFGPGNTHEVTNQVPPLANYNLFSSDAALAAAVGREGAAWHSEALARDGAALTTPDVLALADLANRHTPELASFSPRGERIDALEFHPAWHTLLSLLRREGLHALPFSDPQPGAMVARCAGYFLHAQLESGSLCPLTMTFASIPVLQREPALFDTLRDKLYAREHDPRDAPLDQKISMMIGMGMTEKQGGSDVRSNRTQAIAEAGGGRGAAYRLVGHKWFFSAPQCDAHLVLARTDDREGLSCFFVPRFAPDGSKNAVRVQRLKDKLGNRSNASSEVEFFDAYGVMIGDEGRGVPTIIEMANYTRLDCVIGSAALMRAALVQAIHHARHRSAFGRHLADQPLMRNVLADLSLETEAATVLFMRLARAFEDTTNAPEERAWRRLVTPAAKYWVCKRTLEFTGEAMEVWGGNGYVEEGPMARFYREAPVNSIWEGSGNVMCLDVLRAMEREPDAAQALLAAWRDVAQTHPALNTALEGLLRALTSAPETREASARRIAQQIVLIAQGVLLAQHAPAFVADAFIATRLGDGCGESGRVYGTLPASFDHQAIVDRAFTS, from the coding sequence ATGGAACGGTTCGGCCCCGGCAACACGCACGAAGTGACCAATCAGGTCCCGCCGCTTGCGAACTACAACCTGTTTTCGAGCGATGCCGCGCTGGCCGCCGCCGTCGGGCGCGAAGGCGCGGCGTGGCATAGCGAGGCGCTCGCGCGCGACGGCGCCGCGCTGACCACACCCGACGTGCTCGCGCTCGCCGATCTGGCGAACCGCCACACGCCCGAACTCGCGAGCTTCAGCCCGCGCGGCGAGCGCATCGACGCGCTCGAGTTTCATCCTGCGTGGCACACATTGCTGAGCCTGCTGCGCCGCGAAGGATTGCACGCGCTGCCATTTTCCGATCCGCAGCCCGGCGCGATGGTCGCGCGCTGCGCGGGCTATTTTCTGCACGCGCAACTCGAATCCGGCTCGCTATGTCCGTTGACCATGACCTTCGCCAGCATTCCCGTGCTGCAACGCGAGCCTGCGCTGTTCGACACGCTGCGCGACAAGCTGTATGCGCGCGAGCACGATCCGCGCGACGCCCCGCTCGACCAGAAAATTTCGATGATGATCGGCATGGGCATGACCGAGAAGCAGGGCGGCTCGGACGTGCGCAGCAACCGCACGCAGGCAATTGCGGAGGCCGGCGGCGGACGCGGCGCGGCGTATCGGCTGGTCGGCCACAAGTGGTTCTTTTCCGCGCCGCAGTGCGATGCGCACCTGGTGCTCGCACGCACCGACGATCGCGAAGGCCTGTCGTGCTTCTTCGTGCCGCGCTTCGCGCCCGACGGCAGCAAGAACGCCGTGCGCGTGCAGCGCCTGAAGGACAAGCTCGGCAACCGCTCCAACGCCAGCAGCGAGGTCGAATTCTTCGACGCCTACGGCGTGATGATTGGCGACGAAGGACGCGGCGTGCCGACCATCATCGAAATGGCGAACTACACGCGGCTCGACTGTGTGATCGGCAGCGCGGCGCTGATGCGCGCGGCGCTCGTGCAGGCAATCCACCATGCGCGGCATCGCAGTGCATTCGGCAGGCATCTCGCCGATCAGCCGTTGATGCGCAACGTGCTCGCCGACCTGTCGCTCGAAACGGAAGCGGCGACGGTGCTGTTCATGCGCCTCGCGCGTGCTTTCGAAGACACCACGAACGCCCCTGAAGAACGTGCGTGGCGGCGGCTCGTCACGCCCGCCGCGAAGTACTGGGTTTGCAAGCGCACGCTCGAATTCACGGGCGAAGCGATGGAAGTCTGGGGCGGCAACGGCTACGTCGAAGAAGGGCCGATGGCGCGCTTCTACCGCGAAGCGCCCGTGAACTCGATCTGGGAAGGCTCGGGCAACGTGATGTGTCTCGACGTATTGCGCGCGATGGAGCGCGAGCCCGATGCCGCGCAGGCCTTACTGGCCGCATGGCGTGACGTGGCGCAAACCCATCCCGCGCTGAACACGGCGCTCGAAGGTCTGCTGCGCGCGCTGACGTCCGCACCCGAAACGCGCGAAGCTTCCGCGCGCCGCATCGCGCAGCAGATCGTGCTGATCGCGCAAGGGGTGCTGCTCGCGCAGCATGCGCCCGCCTTCGTCGCCGATGCGTTCATCGCGACGCGGCTGGGCGACGGCTGCGGCGAAAGCGGCCGCGTGTACGGTACGCTGCCCGCCTCGTTCGATCATCAGGCGATCGTCGACCGCGCGTTCACCAGCTGA
- a CDS encoding coniferyl aldehyde dehydrogenase, with amino-acid sequence MKNDRPDIAALEELLREQRAACLRAPYPPWEQRAAHLKALRDVLLDNRDMLADAMHADFGNRAKEEILLAEFLLVKEEIDGALRHGKRWMKAQRRATNKWLLPARAKVVPQPLGVVGIIVPWNYPVLLAAGPLISALAAGNRAIIKMSELTPRTSLLFEQLISQTFARDHVAVVNGDAALAAAFSAQPFDHLLFTGSTKVGHEVMRAAAAHLTPVTLELGGKSPAIVGLQARFDYAVDSIVAGKTLNAGQTCIAPDYVLVPRGKEQAFIERARSRMARLYPDFARNPDYTSIISPRHFERLQRLADEAREQGAQLHPLTDAAPDASVRRFPLVAVTQAPDTSTLMQEEIFGPLLPVIPYDSLDDAIAYINARPRPLSLYLYDDDKAAIARVTHETIAGGMSVNETLMHLACESLPFGGVGASGMGAYHGYEGFVTFSKMKPVLTQARFNARSLIAPPYGRRVRALLSLMMRF; translated from the coding sequence ATGAAAAACGACCGCCCGGACATCGCGGCCCTGGAAGAGCTTCTGCGCGAACAGCGCGCCGCCTGTCTGCGCGCGCCCTATCCGCCATGGGAACAGCGCGCCGCGCATCTGAAAGCATTGCGCGACGTGCTGCTCGACAATCGAGACATGCTCGCCGATGCGATGCACGCCGACTTCGGCAATCGCGCGAAGGAAGAAATCCTGCTGGCCGAATTTCTGCTCGTCAAAGAGGAAATCGACGGCGCGCTGCGTCACGGCAAGCGCTGGATGAAAGCGCAGCGTCGCGCGACCAACAAGTGGCTCCTGCCCGCCCGCGCGAAGGTCGTACCGCAGCCGCTTGGCGTCGTCGGGATCATCGTGCCGTGGAACTATCCTGTGCTGCTGGCGGCCGGGCCGCTCATCAGCGCGCTCGCGGCCGGCAATCGCGCGATCATCAAGATGTCGGAACTGACGCCGCGCACCTCGCTGCTGTTCGAACAACTCATCTCGCAGACCTTCGCCCGCGATCACGTCGCCGTCGTGAACGGCGACGCTGCGCTCGCGGCGGCATTCAGCGCCCAGCCATTCGATCACCTGCTGTTCACCGGCTCGACCAAGGTCGGCCATGAAGTGATGCGCGCCGCCGCCGCGCATCTGACGCCCGTGACGCTCGAACTCGGCGGCAAGTCGCCAGCCATCGTCGGATTGCAGGCGCGCTTCGACTACGCCGTCGACAGCATCGTCGCGGGCAAGACGCTCAACGCGGGGCAAACCTGCATCGCGCCGGACTACGTGCTCGTGCCGCGCGGCAAGGAACAGGCGTTCATCGAGCGGGCGCGCTCGCGCATGGCGCGGCTCTATCCGGATTTCGCGCGCAACCCCGACTACACGTCGATCATTTCGCCGCGTCATTTCGAGCGCCTGCAACGGCTCGCCGACGAAGCACGCGAACAGGGCGCGCAACTGCACCCGCTCACCGATGCCGCGCCCGATGCGAGCGTGCGCCGCTTCCCGCTCGTCGCCGTGACGCAAGCGCCCGACACGTCCACGCTGATGCAGGAAGAGATTTTCGGGCCGTTACTGCCCGTGATTCCCTACGATTCGCTCGACGACGCCATCGCCTATATCAACGCGCGTCCTCGACCGTTGTCGCTCTATCTGTACGACGACGACAAGGCGGCGATCGCGCGCGTCACGCATGAAACGATCGCGGGCGGCATGTCCGTCAACGAAACGCTGATGCATCTCGCGTGCGAAAGCCTGCCGTTCGGGGGCGTCGGCGCGAGCGGGATGGGCGCGTATCACGGGTACGAAGGCTTCGTCACATTCTCGAAGATGAAGCCGGTATTGACGCAGGCGCGCTTCAATGCGCGCAGCCTGATCGCGCCGCCGTACGGCAGGCGCGTACGGGCGCTGCTCAGCTTGATGATGCGGTTCTGA
- a CDS encoding EscU/YscU/HrcU family type III secretion system export apparatus switch protein has product MSRTSRKSAAALVYDSHGHDDAPRIVAKGYGIVAEMIVQRAKEAGLYVHQSPEMVSLLMQVDVDSRIPPRLYQAVAELLAWLHRLESGAGDASPVIDVVATDLPPDTSSEL; this is encoded by the coding sequence ATGAGCCGCACGAGTCGAAAGAGCGCGGCGGCGCTGGTCTACGATTCGCACGGTCACGACGACGCGCCGCGCATTGTGGCGAAAGGCTACGGGATCGTCGCCGAGATGATCGTGCAGCGCGCGAAGGAGGCTGGCCTGTACGTGCATCAATCGCCCGAAATGGTGTCGCTGCTGATGCAGGTCGATGTCGACTCGCGCATTCCGCCGCGGCTGTATCAGGCCGTCGCGGAGTTGCTCGCGTGGCTGCATCGGCTGGAGAGCGGCGCCGGCGACGCTTCACCCGTCATCGACGTCGTCGCCACCGACCTTCCGCCTGACACCTCCAGCGAGCTTTGA
- the fliK gene encoding flagellar hook-length control protein FliK, giving the protein MNGIDTAVASLLASRIDSLLPIGARSGATTSQTDASLNVRQPPGAPIAMMPAPLPASAQTVLSAVALTLDAITRSGGEATPALVGQVPVWPAAPAIDIAPLPLFDTGANASQAAASGNAAAGAATAQNAGGATAAHGADAAANIVAAPLPVAELAAALRRTVDESGLFYESHLAQWLSGQRPVESLAGEAQNRLADAASQMPLDLSHDADESNSWAQGHPSGNSGAAAFAAAVAAARGTPEGPQTQSARFTTFDLATHDIIDTPDQPGQTSQNPAAAHAASMDDASARQQQSMAAALHPATIPLVRQQLDLLATGQFRWTGEAWPGARLDWTIEQEGDEWRRSGNGAASADDEYPWRTRLTLSLPSLGTVDAELTLTGSRLVARVQASPGGAARLAAQGDTFRERLAQAGIELSGLSIREIGGSMPAAGAAAAAAAASAYARSTADKPARNDAADNRDVDWDMQ; this is encoded by the coding sequence ATGAACGGAATCGACACGGCGGTGGCCTCGCTGCTGGCTAGCCGCATCGACAGCCTGCTCCCCATCGGCGCGCGATCCGGCGCGACCACCTCGCAGACGGACGCGTCGCTCAACGTCAGGCAACCGCCCGGTGCGCCCATCGCGATGATGCCCGCGCCGTTGCCGGCGTCTGCGCAGACGGTGCTGTCGGCCGTGGCGCTGACGCTCGACGCGATCACACGCTCCGGCGGCGAGGCGACGCCCGCGCTGGTCGGGCAAGTCCCCGTCTGGCCCGCCGCGCCCGCCATCGATATCGCGCCGTTGCCGCTCTTCGACACGGGCGCGAACGCATCGCAGGCCGCGGCTTCCGGTAACGCCGCAGCGGGCGCCGCGACGGCGCAGAACGCGGGCGGCGCGACCGCCGCGCATGGCGCGGACGCGGCGGCGAACATCGTCGCCGCGCCTTTGCCCGTCGCCGAGCTGGCGGCCGCACTCAGGCGCACCGTCGACGAAAGCGGGCTCTTCTACGAATCGCATCTCGCGCAATGGCTGTCGGGGCAACGACCCGTCGAATCGCTTGCGGGCGAGGCACAGAATCGCCTCGCCGACGCGGCGTCGCAAATGCCGCTCGACTTGAGCCACGACGCCGATGAATCGAATTCGTGGGCGCAAGGCCACCCGTCGGGCAACTCGGGCGCCGCGGCATTCGCGGCCGCCGTCGCCGCTGCGCGCGGCACGCCGGAAGGCCCGCAGACACAGTCGGCGCGCTTCACGACATTCGATCTGGCGACGCACGACATCATCGACACACCCGACCAGCCTGGCCAGACGTCGCAAAATCCGGCGGCGGCTCATGCAGCGAGCATGGACGACGCCAGCGCGCGCCAACAGCAATCGATGGCGGCGGCCTTGCATCCCGCGACGATACCCCTCGTGCGCCAGCAGCTCGATCTGCTCGCGACGGGGCAGTTCCGCTGGACGGGCGAAGCGTGGCCGGGCGCGCGTCTCGACTGGACGATCGAGCAGGAAGGCGATGAATGGCGGCGCAGCGGCAACGGCGCGGCCTCCGCCGACGACGAATACCCATGGCGCACGCGCCTCACGCTGTCGCTGCCGTCGCTCGGTACCGTCGACGCCGAACTCACGCTGACGGGCTCGCGGCTCGTCGCGCGCGTGCAGGCGAGTCCCGGCGGCGCGGCGCGGCTCGCGGCGCAGGGCGACACCTTTCGCGAGCGCCTCGCGCAAGCGGGCATCGAGCTGAGCGGCCTGTCGATCCGCGAGATCGGCGGGAGTATGCCGGCGGCCGGCGCGGCGGCGGCTGCCGCTGCGGCGTCGGCGTATGCGCGCTCGACGGCGGACAAACCCGCGCGGAACGACGCCGCCGACAACCGCGATGTCGACTGGGATATGCAATGA
- a CDS encoding flagellar protein FliT: MSSNAEYFARYEAIAAISVRMVMAARDALWNDLVLLQDEYRHLVDALKHAEDGVRLSDDERSRKFDLIRQILANDATVRDLANPRMAKLQALFAPSRPAIVLKELYQAR, translated from the coding sequence ATGAGTTCGAACGCAGAATATTTCGCCCGCTACGAGGCGATCGCAGCGATTTCGGTCCGGATGGTGATGGCAGCGCGGGACGCGCTCTGGAACGATCTCGTCCTGTTGCAGGACGAGTACCGGCATCTCGTCGACGCGCTGAAGCACGCGGAAGACGGCGTACGCCTGTCCGACGACGAACGCTCGCGCAAATTCGACCTGATCCGCCAGATCCTCGCGAACGACGCGACGGTCCGCGATCTCGCGAACCCGCGCATGGCCAAGCTGCAGGCGCTGTTCGCGCCGAGCCGCCCGGCCATCGTGCTGAAAGAACTTTACCAGGCGCGCTGA
- the fliS gene encoding flagellar export chaperone FliS, whose amino-acid sequence MFSPGHSGANAYARVGVETGVMGASPHRLIVMLYQGARKAVAQARMHLQQGDIAARGEAIGKAIQIIGDGLQQALNVEAGGEIAERLHALYSYMTRRLLEANLKQSDAMLVEVDGLLATLEEAWIGIAPEIARMAMQSSAESMR is encoded by the coding sequence ATGTTTTCCCCGGGACACTCTGGAGCCAATGCCTACGCTCGCGTTGGCGTGGAGACAGGGGTGATGGGCGCCAGTCCACATCGCCTGATCGTGATGCTCTACCAGGGGGCACGCAAGGCCGTTGCGCAGGCGCGCATGCATCTGCAGCAAGGCGACATTGCGGCGCGCGGCGAGGCGATCGGCAAGGCCATTCAGATCATCGGCGACGGGTTGCAGCAGGCGCTCAACGTCGAAGCAGGCGGTGAAATCGCGGAGCGTCTCCACGCGCTCTATAGCTATATGACGCGGCGACTGCTCGAGGCTAACCTCAAACAAAGCGATGCGATGCTCGTCGAAGTCGACGGCTTGCTGGCCACGCTCGAGGAAGCCTGGATTGGAATCGCGCCGGAGATTGCGCGGATGGCGATGCAGTCGTCCGCGGAAAGCATGAGATGA
- the fliE gene encoding flagellar hook-basal body complex protein FliE, with the protein MTALINPIQSALQQMQEMAAQATGGSAPVGNGNGAATAGGFASALKASIDKISGDQKSAIGEAHAFELGAPNVSLNDVMVDMQKANVGFQFGLQVRNKLVSAYNDIMQMAV; encoded by the coding sequence ATGACGGCACTCATCAATCCGATCCAGTCGGCCTTGCAGCAGATGCAGGAGATGGCGGCCCAGGCCACGGGTGGCAGCGCCCCGGTTGGGAACGGCAATGGCGCGGCCACGGCAGGCGGTTTCGCGTCGGCCCTGAAAGCCTCGATCGACAAGATCAGCGGCGACCAGAAAAGCGCGATTGGCGAAGCCCATGCGTTCGAACTCGGCGCGCCGAACGTGTCGCTGAACGACGTGATGGTCGACATGCAGAAGGCCAACGTCGGCTTCCAGTTCGGACTGCAGGTGCGCAACAAGCTGGTGTCGGCCTACAACGACATCATGCAGATGGCCGTCTAA
- the fliF gene encoding flagellar basal-body MS-ring/collar protein FliF, which yields MDSSANSLINPDARMGLAGAQPGTAGAAGGAAGLDLGGTGSGFATRFPGLPASLSQMRGNPRAPLIFAVALLVAVVAGLILWSRAPDYKVLYSNVSDQDGGAIVAALQQANVPYKFSDAGGAILIPADQVHEMRLRLASQGLPKSGSVGFELMDNQKFGISQFAEQINYQRALEGELQRTIESISTVKTARVHLAIPKPTVFVRDREAPSASVMVNLYPGRMLDEGQVVAITHMVASAVPDLPVRNVTIIDQDGNLLTQAGVTGSGLDATQLKYVQQIERNTQQRIDAILGPMFGAGNAHSSVSADIDFSKQESTSERYAPNNDPQQAAIRSQQTSTATEMSQSGASGVPGALSNQPPQPASAPIVASANGASGVTTTPISDHKDSTTNYELSKTVSHTEQAIGGIKRLSVAVVVNYMRVVDAKGHATMQPVPADKLAQVKLLVSDAMGYNQARGDSVNVVTSAFTQVVDPDADLPWWRTRDMIAMYKQIATYVGIGAVALFLYFVMVKPALRRAFPPPEPVVAALPSPDEPVLDGLPSAAAIAAEEEVEGTLVSLESDKAKYERNLEYARQIARQDPKIVATVVKSWVSDEH from the coding sequence ATGGATTCGTCAGCCAACTCTTTGATCAACCCCGACGCCCGCATGGGCCTCGCCGGCGCGCAGCCGGGCACAGCGGGAGCAGCCGGCGGCGCTGCAGGCCTCGACCTCGGCGGCACGGGCAGTGGCTTCGCCACGCGCTTCCCGGGCCTTCCCGCGTCGCTGTCGCAGATGCGCGGCAACCCGCGCGCGCCGCTGATCTTCGCCGTCGCGTTGCTGGTGGCCGTGGTCGCGGGGCTGATCCTCTGGTCGCGGGCGCCGGACTACAAGGTCCTGTATAGCAATGTCTCCGATCAGGACGGCGGCGCAATCGTTGCCGCGCTCCAGCAGGCGAACGTGCCGTACAAGTTTTCCGATGCGGGCGGCGCCATTCTGATCCCCGCCGATCAGGTGCATGAAATGCGTCTGCGCCTCGCGTCGCAGGGCCTGCCCAAGAGCGGTTCGGTCGGCTTCGAACTGATGGACAACCAGAAGTTCGGCATCAGCCAGTTCGCCGAGCAGATCAACTATCAGCGCGCGCTCGAAGGCGAGCTGCAGCGCACGATCGAATCCATTTCGACGGTCAAGACGGCGCGCGTCCATCTGGCGATTCCGAAGCCGACCGTGTTCGTGCGCGACCGCGAGGCGCCGTCGGCCTCGGTGATGGTCAACCTGTATCCGGGCCGCATGCTCGACGAAGGCCAGGTCGTGGCGATCACGCATATGGTCGCCTCCGCCGTGCCCGACCTGCCCGTGCGCAACGTGACGATCATCGATCAGGACGGCAATCTGCTCACGCAGGCGGGCGTCACCGGCAGCGGCCTCGACGCAACCCAACTCAAGTACGTGCAGCAGATCGAGCGCAACACGCAGCAGCGCATCGACGCGATCCTCGGACCGATGTTCGGCGCCGGCAACGCGCATTCGTCGGTGAGCGCGGACATCGATTTTTCGAAGCAGGAGTCGACCTCGGAGCGCTATGCGCCGAACAACGACCCGCAGCAGGCCGCCATCCGCAGCCAGCAGACCAGCACCGCGACGGAAATGTCGCAGAGCGGCGCCTCGGGCGTGCCGGGCGCGCTGTCGAACCAGCCGCCGCAGCCGGCGTCCGCGCCGATCGTCGCCAGCGCGAATGGCGCCAGCGGCGTGACGACGACACCGATCAGCGACCACAAGGATTCGACCACCAACTACGAGCTGAGCAAGACCGTGAGCCACACGGAGCAGGCGATTGGCGGCATCAAGCGTCTGTCGGTGGCCGTGGTGGTGAACTACATGCGCGTCGTCGACGCGAAGGGCCACGCGACGATGCAGCCGGTACCCGCCGACAAGCTCGCGCAGGTCAAGCTGCTGGTCAGCGACGCGATGGGCTACAACCAGGCGCGCGGCGACTCGGTCAACGTGGTGACCAGCGCGTTCACCCAGGTCGTCGATCCGGATGCCGACCTGCCGTGGTGGCGCACCAGGGACATGATCGCGATGTACAAGCAGATCGCGACGTACGTGGGCATCGGCGCAGTCGCCCTGTTCCTCTACTTCGTGATGGTCAAGCCGGCGCTGCGCCGCGCCTTCCCGCCGCCGGAACCGGTTGTCGCCGCGCTGCCGTCGCCGGACGAGCCGGTGCTCGACGGCCTGCCGAGCGCGGCCGCCATCGCCGCCGAAGAGGAAGTGGAAGGAACGCTGGTCTCGCTGGAAAGCGACAAGGCCAAATATGAGCGGAACCTCGAATATGCGCGTCAGATCGCGCGTCAGGATCCGAAGATCGTTGCAACCGTCGTGAAGAGCTGGGTGTCCGATGAGCACTGA
- the fliG gene encoding flagellar motor switch protein FliG, which translates to MSTEGVLKSALLLMSIGEEEAAQVFKFLGPREVQKIGVAMASLKNITREQIDEVLHEFVSEADKHTALSLDSNDYIRSVLTKALGDDKAGVIIDRILQGSDTSGIEGLKWMDSAAVAELIKNEHPQIIATILVHLDRDQASEIVSCFTERLRNDVLLRIATLDGIQPAALRELDDVLTGLLSGSDNLKRSPMGGIRTAAEILNFLPGNHEESVIDNVRQYDAELAQKIIDQMFVFDNLLDLEDRAIQLLLKEVESETLIISLKGAQPALRQKFLSNMSQRAAELLAEDLDARGPVRVSEVETQQRKILQVVRNLAESGAIVIGGKAEDAYV; encoded by the coding sequence ATGAGCACTGAAGGCGTATTGAAGAGCGCGCTCCTGCTGATGTCGATCGGCGAGGAAGAGGCAGCTCAGGTATTCAAGTTTCTGGGGCCGCGTGAGGTCCAGAAGATCGGCGTCGCGATGGCGTCGCTGAAGAACATCACCCGCGAGCAGATCGACGAGGTGCTGCACGAGTTCGTCTCCGAGGCGGACAAGCACACGGCCCTCTCGCTCGATTCGAACGACTACATCCGCTCGGTGCTGACCAAGGCGCTCGGCGACGACAAGGCGGGCGTGATCATCGACCGTATCCTGCAAGGCAGCGATACGAGCGGCATCGAAGGCCTGAAGTGGATGGATTCGGCGGCTGTCGCGGAACTCATCAAGAACGAGCACCCGCAGATCATCGCGACGATTCTCGTGCACCTGGACCGCGATCAGGCGTCGGAGATCGTCTCGTGCTTCACGGAGCGCCTGCGCAACGACGTGCTCCTGCGCATCGCGACGCTCGACGGCATTCAGCCCGCCGCGCTGCGCGAACTCGACGACGTGCTGACGGGCCTGCTCTCGGGCAGCGACAACCTGAAGCGCAGCCCGATGGGCGGCATTCGCACGGCGGCGGAAATTCTCAACTTCCTGCCGGGCAATCACGAAGAGTCGGTCATCGACAACGTCCGCCAGTACGACGCGGAACTGGCGCAGAAGATCATCGATCAGATGTTCGTGTTCGACAACCTGCTCGACCTGGAAGACCGCGCGATCCAGCTGCTGCTGAAGGAAGTCGAGTCGGAAACGCTGATCATCTCGCTCAAGGGCGCGCAGCCCGCGCTGCGCCAGAAGTTCCTGTCCAACATGTCGCAGCGCGCAGCCGAGTTGCTCGCGGAAGACCTCGACGCGCGCGGCCCGGTCCGGGTGTCGGAAGTGGAAACGCAACAGCGCAAGATCCTCCAGGTCGTGCGCAATCTCGCCGAGTCTGGAGCAATCGTGATCGGCGGCAAGGCGGAAGATGCATATGTCTGA